One genomic segment of Bremerella alba includes these proteins:
- a CDS encoding efflux RND transporter periplasmic adaptor subunit, whose translation MKSTVQGIKPWIGSMAILVVVLIIAAATSSMWLPHVKQLWASQTAPQNKEESLDTHDDHAGHDHGHAGHSDATSVELSERGLKNIDFRPLTIELGTYSRRVTVPAMVVERPGRTLLNISAPLTGVISKIYPVEGASIEPGSPLFEIRLTHEELVTAQSDMIRTAEALIVVNRELARLSGLAEGVVAGKRILEQEYEKQKLEASLRAERQSLLLHGLSEKQVSHILETKTLLESLVIRAPDHLQKGESCSESHSYHVQKLPTRVGQQVQAGELLGVIADHCELYVEGRAFEDDALRLREAANRQWDIGASVLVAGKEADRVKGLKVLYLADHIDPQSRAFRFFLALPNEIVSERTVSGQHFVEWRFKPGQRMELHVPVEKWEEEIVVPVEAVVEEGAERYVYQQNGDHFDQVPVHVKFRDQTSVVIANDGALFPGDVIAARGAYEMHLTLKNQSGGGVDPHAGHNH comes from the coding sequence ATGAAATCTACCGTGCAAGGCATCAAGCCCTGGATTGGGAGCATGGCGATTCTGGTCGTCGTGCTGATAATCGCAGCCGCAACTTCTTCGATGTGGTTACCTCATGTCAAGCAGCTATGGGCAAGCCAGACAGCCCCGCAGAATAAGGAAGAATCGCTCGACACGCACGACGATCATGCTGGTCATGATCATGGCCATGCCGGGCACTCTGACGCGACGTCTGTCGAACTTAGTGAGCGAGGTCTAAAGAACATCGATTTCCGCCCACTCACGATTGAACTAGGCACCTACTCGCGCCGTGTTACGGTACCGGCGATGGTGGTCGAACGTCCTGGTCGAACGCTTCTCAATATTTCTGCTCCACTGACTGGCGTCATCAGTAAAATCTATCCCGTCGAAGGAGCTTCCATTGAGCCTGGCAGTCCTCTTTTTGAGATACGCTTGACCCACGAGGAACTTGTCACGGCGCAAAGCGATATGATTCGAACTGCGGAAGCCTTGATCGTTGTGAATCGTGAACTTGCTCGATTGAGTGGATTAGCGGAAGGCGTGGTTGCTGGAAAACGCATCCTAGAGCAAGAATATGAGAAGCAAAAGCTGGAAGCTTCTCTTCGTGCTGAGCGACAATCTCTGTTGCTACATGGGCTGAGTGAAAAGCAAGTAAGTCATATCCTGGAGACCAAGACACTGCTGGAAAGTTTAGTGATTCGCGCACCGGATCATCTTCAGAAAGGAGAGAGCTGTAGTGAATCCCATAGCTACCATGTGCAAAAACTACCGACCCGAGTTGGTCAACAAGTACAAGCAGGCGAGCTACTTGGGGTCATTGCCGATCATTGCGAGCTTTACGTCGAGGGGCGAGCATTTGAAGACGATGCTCTTCGGCTCCGTGAGGCGGCAAATCGCCAATGGGACATTGGGGCTTCAGTTCTAGTCGCTGGCAAGGAAGCTGATCGAGTCAAAGGTCTGAAGGTATTGTATCTGGCCGACCATATAGATCCGCAATCTCGAGCGTTTCGATTCTTCCTGGCATTACCCAATGAGATCGTTTCGGAGCGAACCGTAAGCGGTCAGCACTTCGTCGAATGGCGATTCAAGCCAGGGCAACGCATGGAATTGCATGTTCCCGTCGAAAAGTGGGAAGAAGAAATTGTGGTTCCTGTAGAGGCCGTTGTCGAGGAAGGAGCGGAAAGGTACGTTTATCAGCAAAACGGCGATCACTTCGATCAGGTGCCAGTCCACGTGAAATTTCGCGATCAGACATCTGTTGTGATCGCGAATGATGGAGCACTTTTCCCAGGCGATGTCATTGCTGCTCGGGGTGCCTACGAAATGCACTTAACTCTGAAGAACCAGTCTGGCGGCGGTGTCGATCCCCATGCTGGGCATAACCACTAA